In Besnoitia besnoiti strain Bb-Ger1 chromosome I, whole genome shotgun sequence, the genomic window TAGGAACCGCCTCCCGATATTACTCGGTGAGGGAGGCGGGCTGACAACGCGTCGATATTACACCAGGTGTTGTtagcgcgcgcctgcgtgaaATGGCGACTACGATAAGCACTCGGCTTTACGTGTGTCTCTCGTTGCGTTGTGTGTTTTGTTGACCGCTTGTCGAGGGAGTGTAATGATGAACAAATTTTCCGTGTTTCACCTGAGCATCACGTGATGTTCAACAGTTTGTATTCCCTGACATCTCCCCTCGACTCTATGCGGGTAATCATGCCAGGAAGTAGACTTGACTTCAGTGTGGTGCAGCAGGCAAGCAAGGAGGAACCGATTGCACATACGTGCGCCTGAGTCGAATTGACGATATTCGGAGACCTGAACTGAGACTTGTCGGTGGCCTAGGCGTTGTCTGTTACAGTTGTTTGTGAGGCGTGCCGTCACTGTGTCAGGAGTGAGGAACCTTTTGCGTTGGTCGCGACCGTGCGAGTGGTAGGCGTGTGTGGCATTATGTGTGTGGTGATGTAGCCATGGAGATTCGTGCAGATTGGCTGGTTGAGTGGTGGGGCAATTCTGTTACCACTTATTCCATTTCTTTGGTGTTATTCCGTTCGGGGAAGTCGTTTTCTTGCAGAATGCTACGGTAGCGAACGTCTTGCTGAGGATATGTGGCATCGATATGGAATAGTATGTAGCACATTAGACGATAGAAAGATGAGACGTGGCGCGACCGGGGGACAGACAGGTATTATGCAACGGTTGAAGAGTAGAGTTTCGCAGGCCTCTGCTGCCCCTGTTGCGCTGAGGCTGTGGCCGTCTTGGTAAGCGCAATACAGCTACCTGTGTGCCGAAGACAGGACATTTTCTCGCTGCTATTTGCCACAGAGTCACCTCGGCAGTACCAACCGAGGACTGACTCTGCCATTTGCAGCGTAAACTAGAATGGCTTATGCTGTTCGACCGGATAGGAACCGCCTCCCGATATTACTCGGTGAGGGAGGCGGGCTGACAACGCGTCGATATTACACCAGGTGTTGTtagcgcgcgcctgcgtgaaATGGCGACTACGATAAGCACTCGGCTTTACGTGTGTCTCTCGTTGCGTTGTGTGTTTTGTTGACCGCTTGTCGAGGGAGTGTAATGATGAACAAATTTTCCGTGTTTCACCTGAGCATCACGTGATGTTCAACAGTTTGTATTCCCTGACATCTCCCCTCGACTCTATGCGGGTAATCATGCCAGGAAGTAGACTTGACTTCAGTGTGGTGCAGCAGGCAAGCAAGGAGGAACCGATTGCACATACGTGCGCCTGAGTCGAATTGACGATATTCGGAGACCTGAACTGAGACTTGTCGGTGGCCTAGGCGTTGTCTGTTACAGTTGTTTGTGAGGCGTGCCGTCACTGTGTCAGGAGTGAGGAACCTTTTGCGTTGGTCGCGACCGTGCGAGTGGTAGGCGTGTGTGGCACTAAGTGTGTGGTGATGTAGCCATGGAGATTCGTGCAGGTTGTGTGATTGACATTCATGGGAAGTTAGTGGATGCTGTGTCAGACGGAGAGGTACACCTGTTGAAGTCGAGCGCGCCCAGATCAGGCGCGGTGTGCTCACTCATTGTTGCTCTAAAACACGACGGGCGGATACGTATTTGATCAGCTGGAGTCCGCGGTGACCTCTCAGTTGAACTGTGTCTCTCCGAACCTCGAGCGCGACTGCCTTGGAGGCTGTATGCCTGCTTCTCATCGTTGGCGGGAGTAACGTAATCGAAACATGCAGAGGACCTGTAATGTTTTCGTAAGGCTGTTCCAGTTGAAAGGCTGCTCCTACGCGATGTCAGCTGATTTCTGCGCTCGTGGAGCTTTACATTCATTCGCTGTTTCTTGTGAAACGAAGATGCTTATACCCTCGGGTCGAATGTTAACGAGTAGAGACATCGGTGGGAAGCGTTCTTGGTCCGCTATCCACTTTTACTTGTCAAtggcttcctctctccccgtGACTCAGTGACGCAACAAACAGGGCACCTCATCGGAGAGGCGTGGCCGTGCGTCATATAATCAGACGTAGGAAGTGTATGCCTCGTCGGGAATAAAATCCTCATCCACCTCAACACCCAGGCGTTGCACTACGTCGTCTACTGCTTCTCCCGTGCCCTCTGATATCTGAGCCAGTAGATCCATACATATCTTTTTGCGACACGCCCACTCAGCGTGCAGCGTCGGATGCATTGCTTTCGCTCTGCAGACTTCTTCGGCTGTAAGCGAACAATTTTTCGATGGGGACTTCGCTTGATTCTTCAGTTGGATCTTAACTGCAGGAGCGGGTAATGATGTCTAGAGCAGATACACTGTTAAATGGTCTTACGCAAGTCTACTTCCTTCTCAATAGAATCATTTTTCTCGACCTCAGCATTTTCAAGTTCACGCCTGCTTAGTGTTGCTCTGAGGGACTTCAGTTCGGCTGCAAGCGTTCAATCAAAAGGTGTGTTATATAGCGGTGGCTTCAGTCACCTTCAATTCGACTCGTCTCCTGTCTGAGGGCTACCGAGACGCTTCAGAGTTACTAAGAGACGGTCCCGACGATGTACATACCACTGATTTGCCCGTCAGCTTCAATCATCTCCTCTGGAGTCATCGTCTTCCCAAAATGGGACTGCTCGTACATGTATACCTGGCGTTTTCGGGGCATGGGCAGTTGGCACAACGGTTATGCACCCCTCGTCTTACTTTCATTTTTCCAATATCCTTGACAATGAGTGAGCCTGCCGTTACCAACTCCTCGAGAATTCGTTCAACATCTGCCTTTCTTATTGATTTTTGAAGGTTATCAAATACCTGCTCCACCAGGTGCTAGCTGCGGCTGTAAGGACTGTTGCTGTGCCTTACTATCTGAGCGTTGTACGGACGGTTTTGCTCTTTCATGTAGTGAAGGATGCGCTGATATGGCGGGACCGTGCTGTCAGCATTTTCCACTTTAGGTTTCTTTACACCCTTTCCATTAGCTATTTTATTGgttctctgcttcttcaaATTCAAGGGCGTTTCACATTTGCCTGCATCTGTTACAGGTTCTGATCTAGGCGCCGTTGACGCTAATTCCGGTTCATGACGGCTCGACCACCCAACCTCCTCATGCTCGTTCAAATATAGCTTTCCAGGGGTTCGTGTCACAGGAGCAACTGCAGCACCCTCCGGTATGGGGATTGGACAGACGTGGTTGTCACattctgccgccgccgaaggctcAGCAGAGGGTGCTTCTGCCGTCTGCTTCACCGAGACACGTTCTGACGATAGCCCCGGTATGAGAATCTCGTTTACGCATCGTGCTTCTTTTACTTCAGAGTTAGGACACATTGCTGCACAACGCTTCTCGTCAGCGGCGAAGCTCTTCTTAGCGTCTGGACCATTCGTGGTTCTCTTCTGTAGGCCGCTATCCGGGACTCCAACTGGCGGTGCCTTCTTTTTGGACGCAGATCCCTTGGGCTTGCCCCGTGGTCTGGATGCTAGGGCGGAACCCACATAGGTTGCGCTTGACCCCAATTTGGTTTTTTCCATTTCCTCACGAGACAAACAGTCGATAGTCGAAGTGGACGGATCGATTTGGGTTTCGGTTGTACTGGGTGTCGTTGTAGATGTTTTCCTTGTGAGCTTGTCGGACGAAGACTGGACTCGTATATATGCAATGCCAATGAGTTGTATGGGGATTTTTTCCTTATGGCTGCTGCTTACCAGATATGAATCCATTTCGATGCCGTCGAGCGTATCGTCagttccttcgccttcgccgttctTCACTTTAGCGTTGTTCTCAACAGCATTCTTCAGGGCTGGCGGTTGTTCTACGTTGCGTTTGTGCAGAACGAGATCGCCAGTTGGCGCGCGCACGGGAGTGTTTTCCATTTGCACGCGCGCTTCCCTACCCCCGCTTGGTTCAGCGGCGTTGCAACTTAGAACAGTGCGTTTTCGCTTCTTCACATTTTCCGGTTTGCCTCCGTTTGTCGTGTGAACTCTCTTGCGGCTTCCGGTGGTAGACTCGTCTTTTCCCGTACTCAAGTTACCTCTTGAGTGAGAAGCGACAGTGTCTTTGGCAGTTGCCATGATGTTCGTTGAAGGCGGAACACGAGAAGCCTCTTCGTGCCCTCAGTTGCGGGAAGCTTGGCCAGGTCCGGATaaccgaggaagaagggacCGATTGGGAGATAATACTGAGGGGACTTCGCAGATATTATCCACGATGTAAAGGGAGCTAGCCAATGTCTTGTTTTGAATACGGTGATATACCGACAAAATCATATCTTCACATTATCATTTCactcctcctctgtctgaGCTTCATGAAGTTCAGCAATGCCTCGCTATGTCTGCCTACACGTGTCCCTGTGGGCTGTACATACTTCAGCTCGCTGTACATACTTCAGCTCATTGACGCAGGCGGCCCTATTGTTCTTCGGTCTTACACCAAtgagaagaaaacagaaacCACCCAGATATCAATGCTTTTTGCAGCAAACTGTCATTTCCTGGTTGACTGCCTGATCACGACGGTTTGATCAGGCCACGGCGAGCGGGATAGCCGATGACGGCGAATGCCAAAAAGTTCGGGTAAACGCAGTCCGGAGGGAAGAGGCGCACAGAACAGCAGTTGCACGGCTAGGATCGAActgcgctcgcgcgacgAGAGTAAGCAGAACACACAGAAGACGGAGGGAGGCTCTGACTGTCAGatccggcggcgccgacacGCATGTATTCTTCTTAAGCATCCCATGCCTCAGCAGAAAATGGCATATGGCAGGTTACTCGAACAGTCTCCGAAACCAAAAAGATTGATTTGGCCCACGCTACCATGGTTAGGAAGCTGTGCCCGACTGGGAAGACAGTCACCCCGTGTACGACTACATGAATCGCGAATGACGCAGAAACAAGGACTAACAAATCACCTACTCAAGAGTTGTCTCCGCTCAGGTCCATACCTCAACGTCGTCTTAGTGACACTTATTTTGAACTCCACATGTGAAaagaggcggacgacgagctgTGAAGTAGTTGCATCACCGGGACATGAACCCGGATCGCGCGGTACAGCAGATGAGGAAACTCATTTCTAGCACCACTAAGTTTCGGTTTCCAGCGCACGAATCTTCCACGACTTGCAGCTTTGTGAGACATTCACCAGATTGGGTATTAACCTCTTCCCGGAGTTGCATCTTACCTCGTGCAAAGGAAAGCTCCAGTGACTTGACCAGCGGCCTCCACTGCAGGCCGAAAGTATTCCTTCGCAcggcatgcgcatgcaaggGCCTTGGGAAGTGGTACCTGCAAGTGACTTGTTCGCATGTATCTCGCAGTACCATGTCGACTGTTTCCCCTACTTTTTCTCGCAGTAGTTCTGCTCAGTGAAATACATTTTTTCCACAGGAAGTCTGCCTGGCAACTAGGGAGATATTGGTGTCGCTCTCATGGCGGATGGTGGAGTAGCAGGTGGCTCCGCTGGGGCCTCAACGATTTCTGAAAAAACATGGCGAACAGGGATTCAGGAGCAAGAGGCGTGCAAGGCTGCGCAGTTGACATTTACACTAACCGGTGAAGATCATACGCTTGGCAACACAATTCGATCAATCCTCGTTCGGAAGCCCGGCGTAGAGTTCGCAGGCTATTCTGTTCCCCATCCGACGCAACCTGAGATGAATATTCGCCTCCAGACCACAGGTACGTTGGTGTCTGTGGTGTACTTGCGAGTAGCAATGCATCGATTGACACGATGTCAGATGCGGAGGATGTGCGGCTCCTGGTGTGTTTCTTCAGTACGCTCCGTCGCGGACATCGGTTCGGAGTCCAGAGCCCTGAAACGCTATTGTTTCGCTGCGTGCAGGTGAATCGGCTATGCAACTGCTGCGCGATAGCTTTGACGACTTGGCAAACATCTGCGATCATCTGGACACACTGTATGACGATGCGCTTGAAGAGTTTAATAGAAAAAAGCGCAcaccgtcggcggcggcacccTGAGCAATCGGCGCCGTCAACAGTCAACTCTTCTACCAGTCTGAGGTGTATTTTCTGTCTAACTCATCCGACGTCCCCCCATTGTATGAGTTACGTAGGGGCGCCGGAAGGACGTGATGTGTGCTTTTGAAGGAGTGTGCATGGGGGTACGCTGGACTGCAGTGTCGAGACCGTCGTCTGACAGTGCATACGTCCGCTTTTTTTTCAATTTCTGGCCGTCTGTGGACGCTTCAGTTTCTTGGGCGTGGGTGAGAGTTCGGTTGTTCTCTTCTTGTGGCGGCGCCAAGTTGTCGGGGGAGGCTGCTCCGGTGTGCGTGTCGCAGTGGCTCGTCAGAACAGGTTCCGTATTCAGAGCCGATTCCAACATGACGTACTGTTTTTTTGATGGGGCGTTGTTATGCTTAAGCAAGCGGCTTCAAGTCATGAAGCATCCAGGAGAAACCAACTACGCATTACTGAACACGAGAGGGAGTCTCGTGGTTAACATCTGAATTATTTTGAACATGCGTGCCGGCCGTATTTCGTATTCATATCGTAAAAAGCCTCTTAGTTGACAGCTGGGCTGACCCTCTCTGGGAGAAAGTGCCACGCAGCAAACACTTAATGCTTGGATACTGTCATCCATTGGATACCACTCTGCGACTGTAACTGAGACGCAGCTGGACGCTTATGACATACACGCGCGGATGCACGGTTACAGTGTTGAACGCCCACTCTCTTTCACCGAGGGTGGTAAAGGCGCAATCAGCCTAGTTAAGACATCCACTGTAGCCGAGAAAACAGACGATGGAGAGGAGGTCGCGGCGATCCACTAGTGGCTGTCCTGTCGGCTCTTTGGTTGTGCTGAGGCTTCAAATAAGTCGGAGTACCACAATGCATGTGCCATCTTACAGCGGCAACTCTTTGGGCCGGTCCTTTAGCTTGATTCCTGGGCATCTTGCCTCAGCTATA contains:
- a CDS encoding hypothetical protein (encoded by transcript BESB_002340), with the translated sequence MATAKDTVASHSRGNLSTGKDESTTGSRKRVHTTNGGKPENVKKRKRTVLSCNAAEPSGGREARVQMENTPVRAPTGDLVLHKRNVEQPPALKNAVENNAKVKNGEGEGTDDTLDGIEMDSYLVSSSHKEKIPIQLIGIAYIRVQSSSDKLTRKTSTTTPSTTETQIDPSTSTIDCLSREEMEKTKLGSSATYVGSALASRPRGKPKGSASKKKAPPVGVPDSGLQKRTTNGPDAKKSFAADEKRCAAMCPNSEVKEARCVNEILIPGLSSERVSVKQTAEAPSAEPSAAAECDNHVCPIPIPEGAAVAPVTRTPGKLYLNEHEEVGWSSRHEPELASTAPRSEPVTDAGKCETPLNLKKQRTNKIANGKGVKKPKVENADSTVPPYQRILHYMKEQNRPYNAQIISEGTGEAVDDVVQRLGVEVDEDFIPDEAYTSYV
- a CDS encoding DNA-directed RNA polymerase I RPAC2 (encoded by transcript BESB_002350), encoding MADGGVAGGSAGASTISEKTWRTGIQEQEACKAAQLTFTLTGEDHTLGNTIRSILVRKPGVEFAGYSVPHPTQPEMNIRLQTTGESAMQLLRDSFDDLANICDHLDTLYDDALEEFNRKKRTPSAAAP